The DNA sequence ATATGGCTTACGTCAAAGCCGCGCATGAGAAAGGTCTTAAACTAAGAATTGGAACCGACTGCAAAGAAGGCGGAAAAGCAGCTCTCTCCGAAATGTTGTTACTCCATGAAGCAGGCATACCCATGGAAGACATCCTACAAATCGCCAACATCAACGGAGCCCAGGCAATGCAAATCAGCAATAATTTCGGTTCCATCAAACAAGGCAAACAAGCCGACCTGATAATCTTCCACAAAAACCCCTTCAAAGCCCCAAAAAATCTACTCTCCCCCAAAACAATCATAAAATCCGGCCAAAAATTCAACTAACCACCGGGCGAAGTTAACGCCCGTGGCTGCCAAGCGAAGCGAAGGCAAATAAGTTGAAGTCGCGAAGATATTAGTTTAAAGCTGCCAAGCGAAGCGAAGGCGCGCCCCTCCCCCATTGGCTGGGAAATGAAATTATTCCACGTTTGGTGAGGCCGGATGAAGGTGTGCGATGAGCGAACGTCATGCTTTTGGGAATCCAAAAGAATGCCTTGAGCGAACGCACACCTTCATCCGGCCGCCCCTCCGTATGGAACAATTTATTTCCTGTAATACTTCATGGCCTCCGGAATATGCTGCTGTATATCCCTGATCCGCCGCTCGTCACTAGGGTGCGTACTCAGAAACTCAGGCGGCTTTCCGCCACCGCCGGCCGACATGCGCTGCCAAAACCCGACCGATGCCGACGGATCATAGCCAGCCATTGCCATGAAGATCAATCCAAGGCGGTCGGCCTCTGATTCCTGCCGCCGGGAATTGGGAAGAAGGTAACCGACATTGGCTCCCACGCCGTATAAGCTGTTAAAGGTATTGACTACCTGGGGATCCTTTTCTGATAAGGCTACGTTAGCAGCCAGCTGTACACCCATAGCGGCCAGAGACTGGGACATGCGTTCGCCGCCGTGATGGGCAATAGCGTGCGCGATTTCGTGGCCCATTACCGTGGCCAGGCCGGCGTCAGTTTTGCAAACCGGAAGTATGCCGGTATAGACGGCCACTTTTCCGCCGGGCATGCAAAAAGCATTTTTCTGTTCGCTGCTTATCAGGTTGAATTCCCATTGGAAGCCTTCGATATTTTCGCTGTACCCGTTTTGGTTCATATAGGTTTCGACAGCCCTGGCAAGTTTGTTGCCGATATTCTTCACCCTGTTTGCATCAGCGGTCC is a window from the Anseongella ginsenosidimutans genome containing:
- a CDS encoding M48 family metallopeptidase, yielding MKRKTIPLLAAGLVLAACSTVPLTGRKQLSLVSSGELMQMANSQYDQFLDENKVIKGTADANRVKNIGNKLARAVETYMNQNGYSENIEGFQWEFNLISSEQKNAFCMPGGKVAVYTGILPVCKTDAGLATVMGHEIAHAIAHHGGERMSQSLAAMGVQLAANVALSEKDPQVVNTFNSLYGVGANVGYLLPNSRRQESEADRLGLIFMAMAGYDPSASVGFWQRMSAGGGGKPPEFLSTHPSDERRIRDIQQHIPEAMKYYRK